The Babylonia areolata isolate BAREFJ2019XMU chromosome 2, ASM4173473v1, whole genome shotgun sequence genome segment TGTAGtgatttgtggtgtgttgtgttgttccatgttgaactgtgttgttctgtgatgtgCTGTTCTTCATCGAGGTGTAGtgatttgtggtgtgttgtgttgttccatgttgaactgtgttgttctgtgatgtgCTGTTCTTCATCGAGGTGTAGtgatttgtggtgtgttgtgttgttccatgttgaactgtgttgttctgtgatgtgCTGTTCTTCATCGAGGTGTAGtgatttgtggtgtgttgtgttgttccatgttgaactgtgttgttctgtgatgtgCTGTTCTTCATCGAGGTGTAGtgatttgtggtgtgttgtgttgttccatgttgaactgtgttgttctgtgatgtgCTGTTCTTCATCGAGGTGTAGtgatttgtggtgtgttgtgttgttccatgttgaactgtgttgttctgtgatgtgCTGTTCTTCATCGAGGTGTAGtgatttgtggtgtgttgtgttgttccatgttgaactgtgttgttctgtgctgtgcactgctttgttgttctgtgttgtattgttccaTGCTGAGTGCTGTTGCTCTGTTCTGTgccatgttgttttgtgttgtgctttgctgttctgtgctgtgctgtgctaagctgtgttgttctgtgttgctttgtgctgtgctctgtgcgtgctgtgctgttctatgttgtgttgtgttgtgttgtgctgtgttgtgctgcgttgcgttgcgttgcgttgtgctgtgctgtgttgtgttgtgttgtttaagctgtgctgtgttgtgttgtgttgtgctgtgttgtgatgtgttgcgtaagctgtgctgtgttgtgttgtgtaagctgtgctgtgttgtgttgtgttgtgtaagctgtgttgtgttgtgtcgtgttatgctgggctgtgctgtggtaagctgtgctgctctgtgttgcgttgtgctgtgttgtgttgtgttgtgctctgtgttgtcCCGCGCCGTGCTGTtcttggttgtgttgtgttgtgctgtgcagttaTGTGTTGTAACGTGCTGTGTTGatatttgttgtgctgtgttattctacgctatgctgtgctgtgttttatatgttgtgttgtgctgcgctgtgttgtgctatgctgtattTCATGTCTTGTGCTATGTTGTATTGTTCGGTTCTGTGCTGAGCTGTTCTGATctgtgtaattctgtgctgtgctgttctgatctatgtaattctgtgctgtgctgcttcTGATCTGTGTAATTcggtgctgtgttgttctgtgctgcgctgtgctatgcTTTCTGTGCTGTTGTTCTGTtacatgctgtgttgttctctgctgctctgttctgtgctgtggtgttctgtacTATGCTGCTGGTTTCTGCTGTGCTATATGGTGAAATCTTGTGCTGCTCTGTGacgtgttgttgtgtgctgttttcaTCTGCTGTTCACTGGGATGTTCTGCTCTGttcagttgtgctgtgctgtgctgtattgtagtgtCTTGTGCAGCttcgtgctgtgctgttctatccTGTGCCCGATGTTCTTCTGAGATATTATATGCTGTGCTacgctgtgctgttttgttctgtgttgtgttgcgctgtttcGTCGTCCTGTTCTTTACTGTGCTTTGGctatgctgtgctttgctgtgctgtactgtattgtttcgTGCTAtgctgtgccccccaccccccttttttgtgtatgtactgtactttgctgtgctgtatagtTTCGTGCTATACTGTGTTTCTTTACTTCCTGCTCTGCTTTGTATTGCTGTGCTGTTCTCAGTGTGCTATGCCGTGCTGCTCtatgctgtgttatattgtgctgttcttttctgttctgcaTTCTTCTGTGCTGTGGCCCATGGCTGTACCAGGAAGCCAGAACATTTAGCTGGTACGTGGTTTTTTAATCAGGTCCATGGCCACGTAGAATTCATCCAGAGTGATCTTCCCGTCAGCATTTTTGTCGATTACTCTGAAGATCTTCTGCAAAAGAACGAGCAAATTGGTTCATGTTACTCTGTAGTTTTAAAGAAGGTGTgggtagaatgagagagagagtggaagggaggaggaaaggaaaaggagggagggagggagagaaaaagggggcttggggggggggggctgtggcgGAGGTAGATgcgggaggggggaaagaaacacacacacacacacgcgcgcgcggcgcgcgcgcgcgcaggacgGTTGCAATCTTTCTTGACATCTCAAACATTCGtcaccataatatatatatatataatgtcattAATGGTAatcagtaacaataatgataatgtcgtTAATAATTTATGCTTTGCCCTCCTCATCGTTGTTACTTCCGATTATTTACTTGAAATAATAATCCATCTACAGTCTATCATCATTAattcattcagtacggccagtcctctcttctcctctacacagacccctcggatgtccagtgggtgtctgaatgacccaacctttagcttccgtagtcagaattgtggtattctttgtcaacattcacctcttcagtatgagagccttccacttgcaatattttaatggtggtaatcggggtgaaacgctgttaacgtcttttctttcgccgttcgtatggagagagttaactattaCACTGACACTTTGCCTGTGGGTCTTAAAATAACAATTCCAAAGCTACAAATGCCACGCTCAGTCCAGAAACCCCAAACTGACCTCATCCACCTCAGTATTttctcgtcgtcatcatcttcatcccaGTCCCACAACATCGCCATCAAGActcatcattatttgtatttgtatttgtatttctttttatcacaacagatttctctgtgtgaaatttgggctgctctccccggggagagcgcgtcgctacactacagcgccacccatttttttgtatttttttcctgcgtgcagtttgatttgtttttcctatccaagtggatttttctacataattttgccaggaacaacccttttgttgccgtgggttcttttacgtgcgctaagcgcatgctgcacacgggaccacggtttatcgtctcatccgaatgactagcgtccagaccaccactcaaggtcaagtggagggggagaaaatatcggcggccgagccgtgattcgaaccggcgcactcagattctctcacttcctaggcggacgcgttacctctagaccatcactccatcgCCGCCATCGTCAATGTTATTCATAAACGAATCGCCGAGTTAACTTTGATACTGACTTCTGCACCTCCGTGTCTTTCGAATAAGACTATCCGAGGTTCCGTGAGCGGGAGAAGCTAGTCTGGCTTGGCATTGGGCGATGATAAAGATGACACGTATTCACAAAGCACGCATCATCTCCAAGAACAGAATATGGATACCTTAATGGTAGGATTATATACGGTCGCATACGCAGTGTAAACCTCATCaaacaccctctcctccccataCTCACAATGCAGCAGATTTTTTAACTATGCAGGTGGCTGCTTGTcaccatatgcatgcatgcattctctctctctctctctctctctctctctctctctgtgtgtgtgtgtgtgtgtgtgagatagagagatagatcgaCCGAAGTCTGAAgaaatgacactggaaacgaatgacgagcgcctaaaGGCAACTCTCACTCGGTATAGTTCAGCCAACCatgcagtctgttgtgcaaatgcctCCCATATGTTCCCGTATtattttgtaaagtgcttagagcttggtctcggaccgaGGGCAGGCGCTTCATACGTATCAATGTAAATTAATCAATCAACAAGAAGGAGTGGGAATGGGGCGTGGTTAATGGACTGACCTCAACCTGTTGGTCGGTCATGTTGTGGCCGGCCCCCCGGAGCCAGTCACCCACCTCCTTCCGGGACAGCCAGCCGTTACGATCCTTGTCCAGGTCCATGAAGATACGGGTGTACCTCTCCTGGTCCTCCCGGGTCAGTTTGGTGCCCctggacatggtgatggtgatggtggtggtggtggtggtgatgtagttAAGCCTCCCTGTCTACTGAATGTTGATCCACCACTGGCCGTCTGCTGTGGCAAGGAgtaaggtagcagaatggtagGTAAAGACACTTATCtgacaatagaatagaatagaatatgtctttattaccaagtgtaccggggtcacaaggaatattggggggggtggggggggggatagtacataacaagatacgaacataaatcgaaaatcatacacaaacacagatacagtagaaataagatacatataagtgcatatcaatatataaaattgtgcatactcacggatgcacgcactgcacacacacacacacatgcacgcacacacacgcgcgcgcgcgcacacacacacacacacacacacgtttgaacagaagctgcatattacatgtggatggggctgatgactagatattcaggtagatggttgttggttgcacaattctatctgtcacactggatttgttcgagaaacagggcattgactgctttggggaaaaacctACTGGCAAAGCGACtggtttttgtccttatacttctgtaccgtcgaccagaggggagcatctcaaaaatctcaaaagctggatgtgattcgtcctggctgattgattttgcttttttgagtagccgcttataatagctgtcttctagagaaggtagatcagccccggtaatcatGGTGGCAgcttttacgattctgttaagcgctgcaacttctgcctttgTTCGTGAGCTGTGCGAATCCCGCtgagtggaaaatcaaattgagcggtctagtcattcagttgagaggacaaaccgaggtcccgtatgcagcacgcacatggcgcacgcactaaaaaaaagaagaaaaaaaggaaccatGGCAACAatcgtgttgtcctctggcaaaatcttgcaaaagaaatccactctgaaaggcacACAAATAttaaatgcatgcacacaatatTTGACCAAAcacgttggtttatgctgctggtcaggcatatggaATTGTTCGAATGCAGTGACAACTCCTTAAGAAACTGATATTGTGTCAACCTGTTGCTGTGTGGTCCTGCTGCAGTATGGCCCTGTTGCCTTGTCGTCCTCTTGCTGTGGAGTTGGTTTTAACTCAACTACCTATCACTGTATGGTCAAGTTGTTCAATGCTGGGGTTTCGGTGTTATGAAGGTCTTCGTTGTTGGAGGGGACGGATTCCTGATAGTGCTGATTGTGTACAGCTTGCTGGTGCAAATCGATTTTTCTTTTAACAGGGgcttttcaccgccagtcagtttagagtgcagattaaccttgtgcaggaaccacagaaaagatggtgtctaagaatagctggggattctccagTGAtgtgtagggggaaaaaaaaggccaatcataccactgaaaattaagagcattaggttaatgcacaaaaggcccatcatctggttgcatttcaatgacatgggtgcttGACTTAGCTGGTGCTGAAAtacgaccatggcggtgaaaggttaACAGTCTGGTGATGattctggggtgggggggttatctGTGATATTAATGGATGGTTCAGGAATTTCTGGAAGATTTCAGTTTTCAAATGTCCATTGAAACAGATGTGAGTGATGGCGATATATCGCAGTGTGtggcccaacacacagacacgtacagcaTGATACAGTTCCAGCTCAAACTTTTGTAAGTTATGGCTTACTGTTTAAACCCTAGAATAAAAacgagaaaaagaggaaagaaaacaaagggaaggaaagaaggggtaaagagaacagaaaagctgaaagaaagaaaccaagaaaacaaaaaaaatatagagttaaaataaatgaaagaatgaataaatgaataatgtatactactaaccaactaactaaataGACAGATGAAATAAAAGACTgattaaaaaggaaaacataaacacacacagaagagaaaagaaaagaacaacaacaaaaacaacaacaaaaagaaaaagtaaagaaaaaaatggaagtaaaaaaaaaaaaaaaaaaaaagaagtggggaaTGGGAAAACGAGCCAATGGAATTACAAGGcagaatcattattattaatattagtattagtaacatcatcatcatcatcatcaacatcatcgttattgttgttatcattattattctttctctgtctctggaccctgcgattggaatgaacttcctctttcgcttcgtcaagtctctacactcagctctttcaagtctggccttaaaacccacgtcttcccaaaatagcctcctttgcctgccctttcttgtctttagtttctacagttttagagtaatgcatgcgtgtgaatgactggtgcgaaagcgctttgatttgtctttcactagatccagcgctatataaata includes the following:
- the LOC143300456 gene encoding uncharacterized protein LOC143300456, coding for MSRGTKLTREDQERYTRIFMDLDKDRNGWLSRKEVGDWLRGAGHNMTDQQVEKIFRVIDKNADGKITLDEFYVAMDLIKKPRTS